The Paenibacillus beijingensis nucleotide sequence ATTATTCATGAATCCGACGTTACGCCAGGATTGGCTAACCGCTTGTCCATTCCTTTTGCGACGGGGGTGTGTACGACCTTTCCCGATACCGAAACGTTTTTGCCCAAGGGCAAGAATCATTATGTCGGACCTGTTGTTCGTCAGGATCTAAAGCTAGGGAGTGCGGACCGCGGGAGACAGTTCTGCCAATTTACCGATAATAAACCGGTATTGCTTATTATGGGCGGCAGTCTGGGATCGCGAAAAATTAATGAAACGATACGAACAGGAATAGATGAACTTACAAAAAGATTTCAAATCGTTCACCTTTGCGGCAAAGGTCAGATCGATTCTTCGATTCATTGTCCGGAATATAAACAATACGAATACCTTAATGAAGAACTTGCGGATGTGCTGGCGATGACTGACGTCGTTATTTCACGAGCAGGTGCAAATTCTATTTTTGAATTATTAGCGCTTCGCAAGCCGATGCTGCTTATTCCATTACCAAAAGAGCAGAGTCGCGGGGACCAGCTATTAAATGCGGCTTCGTTTAAAAAGTCCGGTTTTTGTGAAGTGCTGTTCGAAGAGCACCTTACCGTCAACACGATGATAAGCGAAATTGTACAGCTATTTGGAAACCGTCAAGCTTACATCAAAAATATGGGGAACTTTGAACAGAAGGATGCGTTATCTGTCGTTTTTGAATTAATTAAGCAATCGGCAAAATAGAAAAAATGTATTGTGCTGTTTTTAACATTGGGAGGAGTTTGTTCATGAAGACGTTGTTGCTGCTCGGAAGTCTCGCTATGTTTCTTGCGGTTGCTTTAGGGGCGTTTGGGGCGCACGCACTCCGGAAAAAGCTGACCGAGGACACGATGAAGGTCTATCAGACGGGGATCCAGTACCACTTGGCCCATGCGCTCGGTTTGCTCCTGCTCGGAGTGATCGCGGAAAACGCGGATCATTCTTCTCAAGTCGTCCTTGCCGGGTGGTTCCTGCTTGCGGGAATCGTTCTATTCTCCGGCAGTCTGTATGCGCTCAGTTTAACCGGCATTCGAAAGCTCGGCATCATCACACCATTCGGCGGCATCGCCTTTTTGACGGGCTGGGTTATTCTAATGTTTGCCTTCGCATAATAGTCCGGGTGACGACAGTC carries:
- a CDS encoding undecaprenyldiphospho-muramoylpentapeptide beta-N-acetylglucosaminyltransferase; the encoded protein is MKKIMFTGGGSAGHVTVNIALIPRFLQEGWSVEYIGSENGIEKQLVSALSAVRYHGIATGKLRRYFDWQNVKDPFKVAKGVLQAYLLIKRQKPNVIFSKGGFVSVPVVLGAWLNKVPFIIHESDVTPGLANRLSIPFATGVCTTFPDTETFLPKGKNHYVGPVVRQDLKLGSADRGRQFCQFTDNKPVLLIMGGSLGSRKINETIRTGIDELTKRFQIVHLCGKGQIDSSIHCPEYKQYEYLNEELADVLAMTDVVISRAGANSIFELLALRKPMLLIPLPKEQSRGDQLLNAASFKKSGFCEVLFEEHLTVNTMISEIVQLFGNRQAYIKNMGNFEQKDALSVVFELIKQSAK
- a CDS encoding DUF423 domain-containing protein, whose product is MKTLLLLGSLAMFLAVALGAFGAHALRKKLTEDTMKVYQTGIQYHLAHALGLLLLGVIAENADHSSQVVLAGWFLLAGIVLFSGSLYALSLTGIRKLGIITPFGGIAFLTGWVILMFAFA